One part of the Streptomyces nigra genome encodes these proteins:
- a CDS encoding ArsR/SmtB family transcription factor — protein MLRIRFGPADLARVTVATAPDVLLETALSVRHLVAPAPGPAGRRGELAAWRRAVAPGLAARAGVLTRLVRPTGGLPDFLYQPTARDAASAAELAARTPTARLAAELAVLPENPTASLTRDLAQGSPAARRRLAEDLTRYHRSSVAPLWPAVLNAAAADRALRSETLLRGGVEALLATLQPGWRWEPPDLLVPFGSSHTVELCGRGLHLVPSYFAAGALLVYDPSAPTVLVRPLPVADRAVAPGDVLGALLGRTRAQVLASLSTPAGTTALAERAAVSPATASEHASVLRAAGLITTVRDGSRVLHALTPLGEALLAGG, from the coding sequence GTGTTACGGATACGGTTCGGCCCGGCCGACCTCGCCCGCGTCACCGTGGCCACGGCGCCCGACGTCCTCCTGGAGACGGCCCTGAGCGTCCGTCACCTCGTGGCCCCGGCGCCTGGTCCCGCGGGCCGCCGGGGCGAACTCGCGGCCTGGCGGCGGGCGGTCGCGCCGGGGCTGGCGGCCCGCGCGGGCGTCCTGACCCGGCTGGTCCGGCCCACCGGTGGACTGCCGGACTTCCTGTACCAGCCGACGGCGAGGGACGCCGCGTCCGCCGCCGAGCTGGCGGCCCGGACCCCGACGGCCCGGCTGGCCGCCGAGCTCGCCGTCCTGCCCGAGAACCCCACCGCGTCCCTGACCCGGGACCTGGCGCAGGGATCGCCGGCCGCGCGGCGGCGCCTGGCCGAGGACCTGACGCGCTATCACCGCTCCTCGGTGGCCCCGCTGTGGCCCGCCGTGCTGAACGCGGCCGCGGCAGACCGCGCGCTGCGCTCGGAGACCCTGCTGCGCGGCGGCGTCGAGGCGCTGCTCGCGACCCTCCAGCCGGGCTGGCGCTGGGAGCCGCCCGATCTGCTCGTCCCGTTCGGGTCCTCGCACACCGTCGAGCTGTGCGGCCGGGGGCTGCACCTCGTGCCGTCCTACTTCGCCGCGGGCGCGCTGCTCGTGTACGACCCCTCGGCGCCGACGGTGCTCGTCCGTCCGCTGCCCGTCGCCGACCGCGCGGTCGCTCCGGGCGACGTACTGGGCGCGCTGCTGGGCCGCACCCGGGCGCAGGTGCTGGCATCGCTGTCGACACCGGCGGGGACGACTGCCCTGGCCGAACGGGCGGCGGTCTCCCCGGCGACGGCCAGCGAGCACGCCTCGGTGCTGCGGGCGGCGGGACTGATCACGACGGTGCGGGACGGCAGCCGGGTCCTGCACGCGCTCACCCCGCTCGGGGAGGCACTGCTGGCCGGCGGGTGA